The following nucleotide sequence is from Gammaproteobacteria bacterium.
TGTCAGATTCTAATCATGTTTTAATTTCACTGGTAAATGTACTTGAAAAAGTAAGTAAGAAATACGTAATAGAAAAGCAAGAACTTGTATTTGAGTTACCTCTTGAAATACTCAAAAAATTTAAGTTTTCAAAAGACTATCAAGATAGAAGCACTTCTCTGCAAAAAAAATGTAAAGACATAAAATCCATTATGGATCTGAATGAATGTGTACGATCTATTTATGATTTATTTTATAGTGTTTATAAAGATACCTATGCAGATAAGGAGGAGCTTGAAAATTTCTTGTTTAATATTGGTGCTCAAATAAGTCGTATCGGTGATACATTGCATACTGTAGCGGAAGACCAGGCATCAGACTTAAAGGTTCAAGATGACTTAAATTTAAAAATGAATGATGCTGTGAGTCTTATTAGTGAAAATATTATTTCTGGAAATGACTTGGCATCATTAAAAAATACTGTAAAAGTACAGCTTGATACACTGCAAAACATTGTTGAGGAAGAACGTCAAATAGTTAAAGCGCAAGAATCTCGTGTAAACAATAATGTAAAGGCGCTTGCTAAACAGGTAAATGAATTAAAGTTAGAGACTCAAGAGCTTAAAGACAAAGTTCAACGTGAAAAAGAACATGCTCTGCGAGATCCGCTTACAAGCTTATATAACAGACAGGCATATAATGAGAAAATCTCTGAAATTGTCACATCAACAGAAGAGCATGATAGTAATTTATCTCTACTGATATGGGATATAGATCATTTCAAAAGATTTAATGACATTTATGGTCATGTTGTAGGAGATAAGGTGCTTAAAGCAGTAGCAGAAAAGCTTAGTAAATTGCTTAAGGATAATTATTTTTTAGCCAGATATGGCGGTGAAGAGTTTGCAATGCTGACACCAGGATTATCCATTGAGGAATCAAAAGTGTATGCAGATCATGTCCGCAATGAAATTTCAAATATTGCGTTTATAGTTAAAGGCAAGAAAGTGCAAATAACAATCTCTTGTGGAATTACAAGTATTCAAATAAGTGATAATTCGCAAAGCATCTTTGAGCGAGCAGATAAAGCATTGTATGCAGCTAAGGAACAAGGTCGAAATCGTGTAAACATTTTCACGATTTCGTAGATCTAGCGTAAAAATTTCCCATCAGCAATTTTAACTTGGTTTCTTCCTGAATTTTTAGCTAATTTCAGCGCGTTATAGGCTCTCGCATATAAAGAGTCAACTGAGTCACTGCTATCTAATTCAGTAATACCAATGCTAGCGGTTACACGTATACCCTTGTTATTCTTAGCAAGTAGTTCATGATTTGAAACAGCTGATCTAACTCTTTCTGCGATTATATTCGCATCATGTTCTTGTGTATTGCTTAAAATTAAAGAAAATTGATCATAACCAAACCTATATAGAAGATCAGTATCTCTGAGAACACTTTGTAAAGTCTCATACACATGCCTGATGATTAGATCACCTAACATCAAACCATGGTTTTTTTTCAAAATCATGAATCGATCAATATCAATAAGCACAAGGCTTAATGGTTGTTTCTGTCTAAATGCTAATTTTGCTTCTCTGGTAATTTGGCCTTCTAGGAGTCCCCAATTAGGTAATCCTAAGTAAGATTCATTTGCAGTAACTACCATTGCATTTTCATATTGAATGGCATTACGTAATGGAAAAATTGTTGCAGAAACATATTCGTCCAGGCTGCATTTTTCATCTTGCGTTAAATCATCTTTACAATAAATAACGATATTGCCCCATGTATCATCATCAACTTCTATGAGATAACTGTATGAGCTATTGGTTTTTATGCCGCGATTAATATGGGTATACAACAGCGGGTATTCATATTCGATACCACATATCGCCATATCAGCTTTTAAAGACTCAAAGAAAGTCTCAATTATCTGATTTAGGTTTAATGTAGTTTGTAGCTTTAAAACAAGCGCAGCAATGGTCCGATTGATCGGTTTGTTAGCAGAAATTGCCGTAGCAATTTCAAGCGCATGGTTTGAGCTAGTGGTGAACCTTTCAACACTAGAGCTATTCATAAATCCCTCTCCTTAGAATTTAATTTCTTCTATTAAAATGCAGTTAAATGACACCTCTAATATCATTCCTTAAACTTACTGCAAGAGGTAATTATGTTGAAGAATTTAGAGTTCTAATGTTAATTGGTTCAAATAAAATTTATTATTATCATTAAATTAACTACTAAGTATTGGTTATGTTAACTGTGTATGTTTTTAGTAGTTCTAATGAACTTAGTTAACATAAATGGTGTGATGAACAGCACAATAATGGTTAAGTTAGACTTAGCTAATTAATATTAGCGTCTTAATTAGATGCAAATACAAACTAAATTGGATGAAATAATCAACTGTATTAAAAAATAATTCTAAATACAGGGAATGTTAGTCAATTATATTAACTAATATGTAATTAGACTGAAGCTAATTGTCTTGATACGCGCGAGTGGTTTGAGTGTCCACTGTCATCATAGGTTTTTGTCTGCTGTGTACCGGTTAACGAATAAAGAGTGTCTAGTGCACTATTAGTAGATTTTAAACGGTTGGCGAGCAATATGCTATTTTCATCAGATAGTTCGCGACAGAATTGAATCAATTCTTGGGACTCATTCCATGCTTGAATGTTTTTTTCTACACAAATAACATTCATCATTTTAAGTGATTGTTCAAGATTGATGTTCGTGTTATCAGAAGTGTTGTTAAAGTAGTTTGCAATGAAGTCTGATAATAGTTGCATACAGGCAAACTTATCTTGAGTTGCTTGACTGATTTCATCAGCCGTTCCTTTAATTAATACTTCTTGTTCTCCTTGAAGCACTTCTACAAGAGAATTTAGCTTTTTATTAAAGCGTGCTAAAAAATCCTGAATAGAGGAGGCCGCGTACGGGTCAGCATGTATACCCGTGTTGATACTGCTATCGGATGAGCTCATGAACTACTTTAATAGTTGTTCGTACTCAATTAGCTTAGTCGCGATATTCTCCGAATTAATTTTGTAAGTTCCATCTTGTAACGCTTGTTTTACAGTATCGACTTTCTGTCGATCTATAACAGGCTCCGCAGCCAAGCTCTCTCTGATTTTATCTAAGGTTTGGGCAGATGAGATATCTACCTTTCCTGTGCTAGCGACATTAGCAGATTCACTTCCGCCAACATTGGTATTTTTAGCACCCTTGGATGTGTTTTGTAAGTTACTACCGTTTATCGGTCCACTTATATTACTGATTTTGTCTGTCATGTTCGCTTTTCTCGTTTTCTCTATGGTGCTTATCGGCCGTATTCAGACTAACTTTAGTAGTTTAACTAAATATTTTGTGATTTCTGTCAAAGAGTTACCAAAACTAAGTGCTTACCTGAGACGTAGGCCTCAATTTCACGCTTAGAGCTGGTATTTTTAACCCTTATTCGCTCACCTTTGCTGCCATCGCTTAAGGCTACACCGGTTGCGCGTACCTCAATTCCACCCGCCCTTGAAACAATAGTGATTCGCTCACCTCGTTTTATCATTTTCTGTGAATCCAGCATAGTGTTCGTAAGCACTTGATTTGCAGGTATATTTCGCTTTATTTGCATACCTTGTATAGGGGTGTCAGAGAGCAAATATCCGCCTGTTAGGCGAGTAATATCACGTTTTTCTTTACTAATAGAAGCTAAATCAAGCACTTGGTTACGATTTAGACCTATATTTGATACCCATACACTCTTATATATATGTATGTGCGCACCAACATAGACTTTCCATGGCTTATCACCTGTACAACGAACCCCAACGGTTGTGTTGCCAAAGCGTTTATTACCCAATGGCCAGAATGCTTGTAAAGGTGTTGAGCATTGGTGTAGTCGCAAGCGTCTATCGAAATCCTGCACGGTAATCTCAGAATCCTTTGTGTCTTTTGTTTCTGATTGCAGAAAACTAGCTACCGTATTTTTTAAACTTTCATGGCTCTGAATGCCAGCGTGAACATTGCTTACACTCGATAGCAAGATGAAGATATGTAGAAAAATTAAATGTTTTTGCATGGCTTATTATCGTTCAGTAGTTAGTGTTAAGTAAATTCCATCGGTCCTAATATATATTCACTTTATATATTGAATATAGATGTAATATTTTTAATGCAAAATACACACCTAAAATTTCTTTGCAGTATCTAGTGATATCTTCAATTCAGTAGAGCTATTATTGCCGTAAGGCGGCAATACTTGCCGCGATCATTAATTACTTCGTAATGTTACTTACTTAATTGCAGCTAAATTATGTATTTTTAAAAATTGGCATGACACTTGCTTTGTAATAATCACTATTAATTATTAAAAGTAATCTGTGTCTGTATTAGATAACTATTTTGGTATTAGTGCGCAATCTGTTGTAGCAAGATCAAAACGTGCAGAGATATTAGCATCAAATATTATTAATGCTGATACACCAAACTATAAAGCAAAAGATTTAGACTTTGCGTCGATCCTAAATGCAAGTAACAACGTAGGTTCAGTAAAATCTGTTTCTATTAATGCTAGCCATGGAAATCACATATCTAGTGGTTTGACTGATTCATTTTCATTTCAAACAAAATATAGAGTCCCAGAGAATTCTTCATTAGATGGCAACACAGTAGATAGTCATGTTGAAAAAGGACAATTTGCAGAAAATGCAGTGCGCTACCAAATTAGTTTGTCAATGTTGAATAATAAAATTCAAGGTTTAATTAGTACATTGAAAGGTGAATAACAATGTCATTGTTTAATATATTCGATATTGCAGCAAGCGGGTTAAGTGCGCAAAACACGCGTTTAAATACTGTTGCAAGTAATTTAGCAAATGCTGAGTCTATAGCAAGCACACCGGAAGGTGCATATAAGTCTAGACAGCCCGTATTCGCAACTACATATGAAGGTCAATTAAATAATGTGAATAATTCAGCAAGTGCTGGTTTGCGAACTGTAGGAATAGCTGAGAGTTCGGCAGAAAATGTTGCTCAATATCAACCAGGTAATCCAATGGCTAACGATGAAGGTTATATTTATTTGTCGAATGTAAGCGTTATTGAAGAAATGACAAATATGATGTCAGCTAAGAGCAGTTATCAATCAAATATTGAAGTGTTAAACACATCTAAAGAATTATTGTTACAAACATTACGTTTGGGCAGGTTATAAAAAAGGTAAATAAATATGCAAGCTATTTCATCCGATATATTAAGTTTAATTAATTCACCTCAACAGCAAGAAAATAGTTCTGACGATCTAGGCCAAGCCGATTTTCTTGAACTTATGGTTACGCAATTGCAGAACCAAGATCCATTTGAACCTCTACAAAGTGGAGAGTTTATAGGGCAACTTGCACAGTTTGGTACTGTTTCTGGTGTTGGTGAATTAAACAATTCATTTAGTGCTCTTTCGAGCTCATTGATTTCAAGTCAATCACTTGGGGCAACAAATTTGATAGGAAAAAATGCATTAATCCCATCGGATAGCTTGAGTTTAAAAGAAGGTGAAATAGCAAGAGGAGCAATTGGGGCAAATGCGCCTGCGAGTAATGTAAACGTTAATATTTTTGATGAAGCAGGGAATCTAGTTAAAAGTCTACCTATTGGTGTTGTTAACGACGAATTGCAAGATTTTTCTTGGGATGGAACAGATGCGAGTGGAAACCAAGTGTCAGATGGAGAATATTTCTTTTCTGTAGTGGGTACCCAAGGCGATGATAGTGTTGCATTAGATACCTACGCATATAAACAGATTGAGAGTGTTTCGTTAGGACAAAATTCTAATTCAGTCCGCTTAAATGTTGAGAATGGAGGAGAACTGAAAATCTCTGAAATATTAAAGATTGAATAAGTAAAGTTAAAATATATTTGTTAATTAAAAAGGGAGAATTATTATGCCATTTGATATTGCACTTACAGGACTAAATGCAGCGCAAAACGATTTACAGGTTATATCGAATAATATAGCCAATAGTGAAACTACAGGTTTTAAACGTTCAAGAGCAGAATTTGCAGATTTATATGCTACATCTCAATTTGGTACATCAAGCAATGCTATTGGACAAGGTGTTCAAGTTGCATCAATTTCTCAGCAGTTTACTGATGGCGACATTACCTTCACCGATAACTCGTTAGACTTAGCAATTTCTGGCGGCGGCTTTTTTGTATTAAGTGATGGTGGTTCGCAAACATTTTCTCGTGCTGGCGCATTCCAAGTAGATAACCTTGGAAATATTGTTAATTCATCTGGTAGCCAGTTGGTTGGTTTTCAGGCCGATAGCAGTGGAAATTTAACGGGTGCTCAGGGACCACTAGCGATTAATCGTTCAAATATAGCACCTAATGTAAGCAGCTTAATAAATATAGATGCAAATATTGATGCATCTGAGCCAGTCCTGCCTGCATTTTTAATTGGGCCAACGGGTGTTCCAGATGCTGGTACCTATAATCATGCAACTTCTTATACAGTGTTTGATTCCTTAGGTGGTGAGCATGTTACTACTAACTATTTTAGAAAAGATAATGCAAATGATTGGCAAGTGTTTCAGCATGTAGATAACGCGCAAATATCAGGCCCTGATGTATTAACGTTTGATGCATTCGGAGCACTTAGTGCGATCAATGGAACAGCAGGTCAAACCACTACAACTTCTGCTGCATTTACCCCTGGAGGCGTCGGTGCTCCAACCACATTTACGGTTGATTATGGTGACATTACGCAATTTGGTGGTGGTTTTGGTGTGAGTGCAATTGATCAAAACGGTTATGCAACAGGTCGTTTAAGTTCACTAGACTTTGACCCTTCAGGTACTTTGTTTGCTCGTTATACGAATGGGCAATCCTTAACTTTAGGGCAGGTTGCACTAGCTAATTTTGCAAATTCACAAGGTTTGCGTCCTACAGGTAATTCAGCTTGGTCAGAGTCTTTTGCATCGGGGCAACCGCTTATAGGAGTACCTGGTTCAGCAGATTTGGGTTTGATTCAATCAGGCTCATTAGAGGAATCTAATGTTGATGTAACGGGTGAATTAATTAATTTGATTCAAACGCAACGAAATTTTCAAGCGAATGCACAGGTAATTGGAACAGCAGACACAATTACTCAAACCATTATCAATATTCGTTAATAGTTAACTAAAGGTTTAAATCATGGATCGCTCATTGTATGTAGCTATGAATGGAGCAAAGCAGGTGCAGCTTCATCAAGCAACTAATACTAATAATCTTGCGAACGCTAGTACCACTGGATTTAAGGCAGACTTTGATGCATTTAATAGTTTGCCAGTAATAGGTCCTGGTTATGAAAGTCGTATTTATAACCAAGATGAACGAAGTGGGATCGATTTTTCTGGTGGTGCGTTACAACACACTGGAAGGGAGCTTGATATTGCAGTAAGCGAAAATGGTTTTATTGAAGTTCAAGCGCCTGATGGAAGTAGTGCTTATACCCGTGCGGGTGATTTGCATACCACATCAGCGGGTTTGTTAGAGACAGGTGCAGGTCATCCTGTGATAGGAAATGACGGACCGATTGCATTACCTCCATTTGAAAAACTTGAGATAGGTGCAGATGGGACTATTTCAATTTTACCTGTAGGTCAGGAAGCAACAACTTTGGCAACAATTGATCGCATTAAGTTAGTTAATGCTGATGCAGAAGTGCTTGTTAAAGGCGAAGACGGGTTGTTAAGGGCGGCTCCCGATGTGTCTCTTGAGGCGGATGCATCGGTTGCTGTTACATCAGGTGTGTTGGAGTCTAGTAATGTAAATACGGTTTCAGAATTATTAGATATGATCGAATTAACAAGGAATTTTGAGCTGCACGTTAAAATGATGCAAGCAATTGAAGAAAATGATTCTGCTACAACGCAGTTACTAAGAGTTAATTAAAATAAAAATTACATATAGGAAACTAGTATGAGTAGTACAGCACTTTGGAATGCAAAAACAGGTTTGGATACACAGCAAACACGAATTTCAGTGATTGCTAATAATTTGGCTAATGCAAATACAACTGGATTTAAAAGTGATCGTGCAGTTTTTGAAGACCTTATTTATCAAACGGTACGGCAGCCAGGAGCGCAATCATCTCAGGACACACAATTTCCTACTGGTTTGCAAGTAGGTACAGGTGTACGTCTAGTCGCAACAGAAAAATTATTTACTCAAGGAAATTTAACGCGAACAGGTGGTTCTTTAGATCTTGCAGTACAAGGTAATGGGTTCTTTCAAATTTTACAGCCAGATGGAACCATTGGTTATACCCGTGACGGAACCTTTACATTAGACTCGACTGGCCAAGTTGTAAACTCGAGTGGCTATGTGTTGCAACCATCAATTACGATTCCTCCTAATGTGGTTAATATTACCGTTGGCGCAGATGGAACCGTGTCTGCGCAAACTAGTGGAAGCGCAGCGTCAACACAAGTAGGAAATATTCAATTAGCAAGTTTTGTAAACCCAACAGGTTTGCAGGCGCGTGGGGGGAATTTATTATTTGAAACAGCTGCTTCAGGAACTCCGCAAATTGGTACTCCCGGAACTAATGGCTTAGGCCAACTTGATCAAGGGTCGTTAGAGACATCCAACGTTAATATAGTAGAAGAGTTAATAAACATGATCGAAACGCAAAGAGTATACGAAGTTAACTCACGAGCGATTGAAACTATCAGTAGCATGCTTGAATTTGCTAACAACACAATATAATTAAAATAATAATATGAAATATATTTTCGTCATTCTTTTTTTGATTAGTATCGCATCTGGCTGCTCTTCAGTCGGAAGTCTAAAAAATCCTGAATATGCACCTAGTGATGCAATGATTCCAGAGGCAAAAACAACTGTAGATGGTGCTATTTATGATGCATCTTCTAATTTGTTTTTATTTGAAGATGTCAAAGCAAGAAGAGTAGGTGACTTGATTACTGTGGTGCTAGAAGAAAGTATTAATGCATCAAAATCTGCAAGTACAGAAGCTGATAAGGAATCTACTATAGGCTTGCCTGCGCCAACCTTGTTTGGTAAAGATAATCGTTTAAATGAAATAGTAAATGATATTGAATCTAGTCATGAGTTTAATGGTGAAGGTGAAACTACACAAGAAAATAGTATTGAAGGCAATATTACGGTAATGG
It contains:
- a CDS encoding diguanylate cyclase gives rise to the protein MDLQDSENDVIESKSSGLLSLPAAFIKKLYANNNQLSSDQRDQQTIESEVYGDESCEDVREVSKSLSNLICSAQELFQNHDAFNSVNNMAHEITDVSDSNHVLISLVNVLEKVSKKYVIEKQELVFELPLEILKKFKFSKDYQDRSTSLQKKCKDIKSIMDLNECVRSIYDLFYSVYKDTYADKEELENFLFNIGAQISRIGDTLHTVAEDQASDLKVQDDLNLKMNDAVSLISENIISGNDLASLKNTVKVQLDTLQNIVEEERQIVKAQESRVNNNVKALAKQVNELKLETQELKDKVQREKEHALRDPLTSLYNRQAYNEKISEIVTSTEEHDSNLSLLIWDIDHFKRFNDIYGHVVGDKVLKAVAEKLSKLLKDNYFLARYGGEEFAMLTPGLSIEESKVYADHVRNEISNIAFIVKGKKVQITISCGITSIQISDNSQSIFERADKALYAAKEQGRNRVNIFTIS
- a CDS encoding flagellar hook assembly protein FlgD, with amino-acid sequence MQAISSDILSLINSPQQQENSSDDLGQADFLELMVTQLQNQDPFEPLQSGEFIGQLAQFGTVSGVGELNNSFSALSSSLISSQSLGATNLIGKNALIPSDSLSLKEGEIARGAIGANAPASNVNVNIFDEAGNLVKSLPIGVVNDELQDFSWDGTDASGNQVSDGEYFFSVVGTQGDDSVALDTYAYKQIESVSLGQNSNSVRLNVENGGELKISEILKIE
- a CDS encoding diguanylate cyclase: MNSSSVERFTTSSNHALEIATAISANKPINRTIAALVLKLQTTLNLNQIIETFFESLKADMAICGIEYEYPLLYTHINRGIKTNSSYSYLIEVDDDTWGNIVIYCKDDLTQDEKCSLDEYVSATIFPLRNAIQYENAMVVTANESYLGLPNWGLLEGQITREAKLAFRQKQPLSLVLIDIDRFMILKKNHGLMLGDLIIRHVYETLQSVLRDTDLLYRFGYDQFSLILSNTQEHDANIIAERVRSAVSNHELLAKNNKGIRVTASIGITELDSSDSVDSLYARAYNALKLAKNSGRNQVKIADGKFLR
- the flgG gene encoding flagellar basal-body rod protein FlgG; amino-acid sequence: MSSTALWNAKTGLDTQQTRISVIANNLANANTTGFKSDRAVFEDLIYQTVRQPGAQSSQDTQFPTGLQVGTGVRLVATEKLFTQGNLTRTGGSLDLAVQGNGFFQILQPDGTIGYTRDGTFTLDSTGQVVNSSGYVLQPSITIPPNVVNITVGADGTVSAQTSGSAASTQVGNIQLASFVNPTGLQARGGNLLFETAASGTPQIGTPGTNGLGQLDQGSLETSNVNIVEELINMIETQRVYEVNSRAIETISSMLEFANNTI
- a CDS encoding flagellar hook-basal body complex protein is translated as MDRSLYVAMNGAKQVQLHQATNTNNLANASTTGFKADFDAFNSLPVIGPGYESRIYNQDERSGIDFSGGALQHTGRELDIAVSENGFIEVQAPDGSSAYTRAGDLHTTSAGLLETGAGHPVIGNDGPIALPPFEKLEIGADGTISILPVGQEATTLATIDRIKLVNADAEVLVKGEDGLLRAAPDVSLEADASVAVTSGVLESSNVNTVSELLDMIELTRNFELHVKMMQAIEENDSATTQLLRVN
- the flgH gene encoding flagellar basal body L-ring protein (part of the basal body which consists of four rings L, P, S, and M mounted on a central rod), with the translated sequence MKYIFVILFLISIASGCSSVGSLKNPEYAPSDAMIPEAKTTVDGAIYDASSNLFLFEDVKARRVGDLITVVLEESINASKSASTEADKESTIGLPAPTLFGKDNRLNEIVNDIESSHEFNGEGETTQENSIEGNITVMVHQVYPNGYLLVKGEKLIELNEGSEVVRISGIVRPTDVTTDNTVLSNQVANAQITYKGKGIVSDSSKAGWLTKFFFSAVWPY
- a CDS encoding flagellar hook-basal body complex protein — translated: MPFDIALTGLNAAQNDLQVISNNIANSETTGFKRSRAEFADLYATSQFGTSSNAIGQGVQVASISQQFTDGDITFTDNSLDLAISGGGFFVLSDGGSQTFSRAGAFQVDNLGNIVNSSGSQLVGFQADSSGNLTGAQGPLAINRSNIAPNVSSLINIDANIDASEPVLPAFLIGPTGVPDAGTYNHATSYTVFDSLGGEHVTTNYFRKDNANDWQVFQHVDNAQISGPDVLTFDAFGALSAINGTAGQTTTTSAAFTPGGVGAPTTFTVDYGDITQFGGGFGVSAIDQNGYATGRLSSLDFDPSGTLFARYTNGQSLTLGQVALANFANSQGLRPTGNSAWSESFASGQPLIGVPGSADLGLIQSGSLEESNVDVTGELINLIQTQRNFQANAQVIGTADTITQTIINIR
- the flgM gene encoding flagellar biosynthesis anti-sigma factor FlgM yields the protein MTDKISNISGPINGSNLQNTSKGAKNTNVGGSESANVASTGKVDISSAQTLDKIRESLAAEPVIDRQKVDTVKQALQDGTYKINSENIATKLIEYEQLLK
- the flgA gene encoding flagellar basal body P-ring formation protein FlgA; its protein translation is MQKHLIFLHIFILLSSVSNVHAGIQSHESLKNTVASFLQSETKDTKDSEITVQDFDRRLRLHQCSTPLQAFWPLGNKRFGNTTVGVRCTGDKPWKVYVGAHIHIYKSVWVSNIGLNRNQVLDLASISKEKRDITRLTGGYLLSDTPIQGMQIKRNIPANQVLTNTMLDSQKMIKRGERITIVSRAGGIEVRATGVALSDGSKGERIRVKNTSSKREIEAYVSGKHLVLVTL
- the flgC gene encoding flagellar basal body rod protein FlgC, with the translated sequence MSLFNIFDIAASGLSAQNTRLNTVASNLANAESIASTPEGAYKSRQPVFATTYEGQLNNVNNSASAGLRTVGIAESSAENVAQYQPGNPMANDEGYIYLSNVSVIEEMTNMMSAKSSYQSNIEVLNTSKELLLQTLRLGRL
- the flgB gene encoding flagellar basal body rod protein FlgB, which encodes MSVLDNYFGISAQSVVARSKRAEILASNIINADTPNYKAKDLDFASILNASNNVGSVKSVSINASHGNHISSGLTDSFSFQTKYRVPENSSLDGNTVDSHVEKGQFAENAVRYQISLSMLNNKIQGLISTLKGE